In one Lolium rigidum isolate FL_2022 chromosome 3, APGP_CSIRO_Lrig_0.1, whole genome shotgun sequence genomic region, the following are encoded:
- the LOC124700236 gene encoding homologous-pairing protein 2 homolog, with translation MPPKSDSVEGIVLNFVNEQNRPLNSQNAADALQKFSLKKTAVQKALDALAESAQISFKEYGKQKIYLARQDQFDIPNGEELEQMKKANSKLQEEIAEQKKITSEVESEIKSLQSNLTLEEIRSKEAILQSEVQEMEEKLNKLQSGVILVKPEDKKIIEESFSERVTQWRKRKRMFKELWDNITENSPKDQKEFKEELGLEYDEDVDVTIQPYSEMLASLNKRRKVSR, from the exons ATGCCGCCGAAATCGGACAGCGTCGAAG GAATCGTCCTCAACTTCGTCAACGAG CAAAACAGGCCATTGAATTCTCAGAATGCAGCTGATGCACTACAGAAGTTCAGTCTTAAGAAGACTGCGGTGCAAAAGGCACTGGATGCATTGGCTGAAAGTGCTCAGATATCCTTCAAGGAGTATGGCAAGCAGAAAATCTACCTTGCTCGGCAAGATCAGTTCGACATTCCAAATGGGGAAGAACTTGAGCAGATGAAGAAAGCAAATAGCAAGCTACAGGAAGAAATCGCAGAGCAAAAGAAAATTACTAGTGAGGTCGAATCTG AGATAAAATCTCTGCAGTCAAACTTGACATTGGAAGAGATCAGGTCAAAGGAGGCTATATTGCAAAGTGAA GTCCAGGAAATGGAAGAAAAATTAAATAAACTGCAGAGTGGTGTGATCTTGGTGAAGCCTGAAGACAAGAAGATAATTGAAGAGTCCTTCTCTGAGAGAGTTACCCAGTGGAGAAAGAGAAAGAGGATGTTCAAGGAGCTATGGGATAATATTACTGAGAACAGCCCCAAAGATCAGAAGGAATTTAAG GAAGAACTTGGTCTTGAGtatgatgaagatgttgatgtgacCATCCAACCGTACAGTGAAATGCTGGCAAGTCTCAACAAAAGGAGAAAGGTTTCTCGCTGA
- the LOC124697182 gene encoding IST1-like protein — translation MGRTLDVLLGRTTKQTARLKSLLGLATKRIAVARAHRQVRLAQARGDVEQLLRLGHPDRALQRAEQVLREQNMLDVLDTLESYCTLLADRAALVDAQRECPDELREAAAGLVYAAARLGDLPELQEVRALLAAKFGRGFVAAAAELRSGCGINTKIVQKLSTKQPSLESRQMVLLEIGAEKEIPVRLHNASYHQDPVISDKVSAPRANDQEDERRRPTPRADDGDEVSAHAPLTFKDVEAAAQAAFESAATAAAAAKAAIELSRAGSGNPDDDRHRRTHADDEMPHRREDLPRSRPASVRTNRGGL, via the coding sequence ATGGGGAGGACGCTGGACGTGCTGCTGGGCCGGACAACGAAGCAGACGGCGCGCCTCAAGTCCCTCCTCGGCCTCGCCACCAAGCGGATCGCCGTGGCGCGCGCGCACCGGCAGGTGCGCCTGGCGCAGGCGCGCGGCGACGTGGAGCAGCTGCTCCGCCTCGGCCACCCGGACCGCGCTCTGCAGCGCGCCGAGCAGGTCCTCCGCGAACAAAACATGCTAGACGTCCTCGACACGCTTGAATCCTACTGCACCCTCCTCGCCGACCGGGCCGCGCTCGTCGACGCGCAGCGCGAGTGCCCCGACGAGCTGCGGGAGGCCGCGGCCGGGCTGGTCTACGCGGCGGCCAGACTCGGGGACCTCCCCGAGCTGCAGGAGGTGCGGGCGCTCCTCGCCGCCAAGTTCGGCAGGGGGTTCGTGGCCGCGGCGGCTGAGCTGCGCAGCGGGTGCGGGATCAATACGAAGATCGTGCAGAAGCTGTCCACGAAGCAGCCGTCCCTGGAGAGCCGACAGATGGTGCTCCTGGAGATCGGCGCCGAGAAGGAGATCCCCGTGCGCCTCCACAACGCCTCCTACCACCAGGACCCCGTCATCTCCGACAAAGTCTCTGCCCCTCGTGCGAATGACCAGGAGGACGAGAGGCGGCGCCCCACGCCGCGGGCAGACGACGGCGACGAGGTCTCTGCCCACGCGCCGCTGACGTTCAAGGACGTGGAGGCGGCCGCGCAGGCCGCGTTCGagtcggcggccacggcggcggctgccgccaagGCCGCCATCGAGCTGTCGCGAGCCGGCTCCGGGAACCCCGACGACGACAGGCACAGGAGGACGCACGCCGACGACGAGATGCCACACCGTCGCGAGGATTTGCCCAGGAGCAGGCCGGCTTCGGTCAGGACAAACAGAGGAGGGCTCTAG